A genomic window from Brevibacillus agri includes:
- a CDS encoding DUF2201 family putative metallopeptidase produces the protein MAKVQRGQSDSATQNYQQAVQFLAHHPMFGPLCSRAHFFRAENNLCPENGWAVVTASGSIHVHPKRRGAVEEWIYVLAHALLHLGFGHFVEKEQPALWNIACDYYVTRFLKDMKLGKPPAEMAYALELAGKSEEELYKWFVEHGVPEQMKLFGTGGERQPDMLFSDKYVRYSYKRDVNWERLLGIGLSQAVQSAVSVAGGYADALGNEESKLSDAQKAKRWFINHYPLLASLASHFTIIEDSLICQRLQISVAAIDVTSQEIFINPAAGLDEEECKFVMAHELLHAGLRHHERCQGRDPYYWNVSCDYVINQWLMELGVGRFPQIGGLYDPDLKGLSAEAIYDRIVTDMRTYRKLYTLRGIGMGDMLDGDDPRFWEKGPGTTLDDFYRSAMSQGLIYHQERGRGLLPAGLVEEIRALGQPPIPWDVQLARWFDEHFPPLEKRRTYARASRRQSSTPDIARPAWAHLETDQLARTFGVVIDTSGSMDSKLLGKALGAIASYSEARDVPYARVVFCDAQAYDAGYLSPDDIAERVSVKGRGGTVLQPGIDLLEKAADFPKDGPILVITDGECDRLRITRSHAFMLPKGKHLPFVPRGPVFRME, from the coding sequence ATGGCCAAAGTACAGAGAGGGCAGAGCGACTCGGCGACGCAAAACTACCAGCAGGCAGTGCAGTTTTTGGCGCATCACCCGATGTTTGGGCCGCTTTGCTCCCGTGCCCATTTTTTTCGCGCGGAAAACAACTTGTGCCCGGAGAACGGCTGGGCCGTCGTGACCGCGAGCGGAAGCATTCACGTACACCCCAAGCGCAGGGGAGCGGTGGAGGAATGGATTTACGTTCTCGCACATGCCTTGCTGCACCTAGGGTTTGGGCACTTTGTGGAAAAAGAGCAGCCCGCGCTGTGGAATATCGCCTGCGACTACTACGTCACCCGCTTTTTGAAGGACATGAAGCTGGGCAAGCCTCCCGCTGAGATGGCGTACGCGCTGGAACTGGCGGGAAAAAGCGAAGAGGAGCTGTACAAGTGGTTTGTCGAGCACGGCGTGCCCGAGCAGATGAAGCTGTTTGGAACAGGCGGAGAAAGACAGCCGGATATGCTGTTTTCCGACAAATACGTCCGCTACAGCTACAAGCGGGACGTGAACTGGGAACGGCTCCTGGGCATCGGGCTGTCGCAGGCCGTGCAGAGCGCGGTCAGCGTGGCGGGCGGGTATGCGGATGCGCTGGGGAATGAGGAAAGCAAGCTGTCGGACGCGCAAAAGGCGAAGCGCTGGTTCATCAATCACTACCCGCTGCTCGCTTCCCTCGCCAGCCACTTCACGATCATTGAGGATTCGCTCATTTGCCAGCGGCTGCAAATATCGGTGGCCGCCATTGATGTGACCTCGCAGGAGATTTTTATCAACCCGGCGGCAGGGCTGGACGAAGAGGAATGCAAGTTCGTGATGGCCCACGAGCTGCTGCATGCGGGCTTGCGGCACCATGAGCGCTGCCAGGGACGGGACCCGTACTACTGGAACGTGAGCTGCGACTACGTCATCAATCAATGGCTGATGGAGCTTGGCGTCGGGCGCTTTCCGCAGATTGGCGGTCTGTACGATCCCGATTTGAAGGGTTTGTCGGCAGAGGCCATCTACGACCGGATCGTGACCGATATGCGGACGTACCGCAAGCTGTACACGCTCAGAGGAATCGGCATGGGCGATATGTTGGACGGGGACGACCCGCGCTTTTGGGAAAAGGGACCGGGGACGACGCTGGACGACTTTTACCGCAGCGCGATGTCGCAAGGCTTGATCTATCACCAGGAGCGGGGCCGCGGGCTTTTGCCGGCCGGCTTGGTGGAAGAAATTCGCGCTCTCGGCCAGCCGCCGATCCCGTGGGATGTGCAGCTCGCGCGCTGGTTCGACGAGCATTTTCCGCCGCTGGAAAAAAGACGCACGTATGCCCGCGCCAGCCGCAGGCAATCGTCGACGCCGGACATCGCCCGTCCTGCCTGGGCGCATCTGGAGACGGACCAGCTCGCGCGCACGTTCGGCGTCGTCATTGACACGTCCGGCTCGATGGACAGCAAGCTGCTCGGCAAGGCGCTGGGAGCGATTGCGAGCTACAGCGAGGCTCGCGACGTTCCGTATGCGCGTGTTGTGTTCTGCGACGCACAGGCTTACGATGCCGGCTACCTCTCCCCGGACGATATCGCGGAGCGCGTCAGCGTCAAAGGGCGCGGCGGAACCGTTTTGCAGCCAGGCATCGACCTGTTGGAGAAGGCCGCCGATTTCCCGAAGGACGGCCCGATCCTCGTCATCACGGACGGGGAGTGCGATCGGCTCCGCATCACGCGCAGCCATGCTTTCATGCTGCCAAAAGGAAAACATTTGCCGTTTGTGCCGAGAGGCCCGGTTTTTCGGATGGAATAA